The Populus trichocarpa isolate Nisqually-1 chromosome 11, P.trichocarpa_v4.1, whole genome shotgun sequence genome has a segment encoding these proteins:
- the LOC18103200 gene encoding signaling peptide TAXIMIN 1: MCCCCCDDDCKCRPLGFLLGLPFALLSVLLSVIGVLIWIVGLVLSCVCPCCFCVTIIVEFALGLIKAPFLVMKWFTSKIPC; the protein is encoded by the exons atgtgttgctgctgctgcgaTGATGATTGTAAATGCAGGCCTTTAGGCTTTCTCTTAGGCCTACCCTTTGCTCTCCTCTCTGTCCTCCTCTCTGTCATCGGTGTACTTATATGGATTGTTGG ACTGGTGTTGTCTTGCGTATGCCCTTGCTGCTTCTGTGTGACCATCATCGTTGAGTTCGCACTGGGGTTGATCAAGGCTCCCTTCCTGGTCATGAAGTGGTTCACCTCAAAGATTCCTTGCTAG
- the LOC7472319 gene encoding pyruvate decarboxylase 1, producing MDSAIQIGSTAHHNSASAPAPAPVPAHACSGTLGSHLARRLVEIGVRDVFSVPGDFNLTLLDHLIAEPELNLIGCCNELNAGYAADGYARAKGVGACVVTFTVGGLSVLNAIAGACSENLPVICIVGGPNSNDYGTNRILHHTIGLPDFSQELRCFQTVTCIQAVVNNLDDAHEQIDTAISTALKESKPAYISISCNLPGIPHPTFARDPVPFFLAPKVSNHLGLEAAVEATAEFLNKAVKPVIVGGPNLRVAKAQKAFLEFADASGYPIAVMPSGKGLVPEHHPHFIGTYWGAVSTGFCGEIVESADAYVFVGPIFNDYSSVGYSLLIKKEKAVIVQPNRVTIGNGPSLGWVFMTDFLSALAKKLKKNSTALENYRRIFVPPGIPLKREQDEPLRVNVLFKHIQDILGGDTAVIAETGDSWFNCQKLRLPENCGYEFQMQYGSIGWSVGATLGYAQAARDKRVIACIGDGSFQVTAQDISTMIRCGQRTIIFLINNGGYTIEVEIHDGPYNVIKNWDYTGLVNAIHNGEGKCWTAKVRTEDELTAAIATATGEQKDSLCFIEVFVHKDDTSKELLEWGSRVSAANGRPPNPQ from the exons ATGGATTCTGCAATCCAAATTGGCTCAACGGCGCACCACAACTCAGCATCAGCTCCAGCTCCTGCTCCTGTTCCTGCCCATGCTTGCAGCGGCACTTTGGGGAGTCATTTGGCTCGGCGGCTGGTAGAGATCGGCGTTAGAGATGTGTTTTCTGTTCCTGGAGACTTTAACTTGACACTTTTAGACCATTTGATAGCTGAGCCAGAGCTGAACTTGATCGGCTGCTGTAACGAGCTGAACGCTGGCTATGCTGCTGATGGGTATGCACGTGCCAAGGGTGTTGGGGCATGTGTGGTGACTTTTACTGTAGGTGGGCTTAGTGTGCTTAATGCGATTGCTGGTGCTTGTAGTGAGAATTTGCCAGTTATCTGTATTGTTGGTGGGCCCAATTCCAATGATTATGGAACCAACAGGATTTTGCATCACACTATTGGGCTGCCTGATTTTTCCCAGGAGCTTAGGTGCTTTCAGACTGTCACCTGCATTCAA GCAGTGGTGAACAACTTGGATGATGCACATGAGCAGATTGACACAGCAATTTCTACTGCTTTGAAGGAAAGTAAACCAGCTTATATTAGTATAAGCTGTAATTTGCCTGGAATTCCTCATCCTACTTTCGCTAGGGATCCTGTGCCATTCTTTCTGGCACCAAA GGTTAGTAATCATTTAGGATTAGAAGCAGCTGTTGAAGCAACTGCTGAATTCCTGAATAAAGCTGTGAAGCCTGTCATTGTTGGTGGACCCAACCTTAGAGTTGCGAAGGCACAGAAGGCCTTTCTAGAATTTGCAGATGCCAGTGGGTATCCCATAGCAGTCATGCCTTCAGGGAAAGGGCTGGTTCCAGAGCACCACCCTCACTTCATTGGGACATACTGGGGTGCTGTCAGCACCGGCTTCTGTGGGGAGATAGTGGAGTCTGCTGATGCATATGTTTTTGTAGGTCCTATCTTCAATGATTACAGCTCTGTTGGATATTCCTTGTTGATCAAGAAGGAGAAAGCAGTCATAGTGCAGCCCAATCGTGTGACTATTGGAAATGGCCCTTCTCTTGGATGGGTTTTCATGACTGACTTCTTAAGTGCGTTGGCCAAAAAGCTTAAGAAAAACAGCACAgctttggaaaattacagacGTATCTTTGTCCCTCCAGGCATTCCTTTGAAGCGTGAGCAAGATGAGCCTCTCAGGGTCAATGTACTCTTTAAGCACATTCAG GACATTTTAGGGGGTGATACTGCAGTAATTGCTGAAACTGGAGACTCATGGTTTAACTGTCAGAAACTCCGCCTCCCTGAGAATTGTGG GTATGAATTTCAGATGCAGTATGGATCAATTGGCTGGTCAGTTGGTGCAACTCTTGGTTATGCTCAGGCAGCCAGAGATAAGCGTGTAATTGCTTGCATAGGTGATGGGAGTTTCCAG GTAACAGCTCAAGATATCTCAACTATGATCCGATGTGGGCAAAGGACTATCATATTCCTCATAAACAATGGAGGTTATACAATTGAAGTAGAGATTCATGATGGTCCCTACAATGTGATCAAGAACTGGGACTACACTGGCCTTGTTAATGCCATCCACAATGGTGAAGGAAAATGCTGGACTGCAAAG GTGCGCACAGAGGATGAATTGACAGCAGCAATAGCAACAGCAACAGGGGAACAAAAGGACTCTCTCTGTTTCATTGAGGTTTTTGTGCACAAGGATGACACTAGCAAAGAACTGCTAGAGTGGGGATCTCGAGTTTCAGCTGCGAACGGCAGACCTCCAAACCCTCAGTAA